One Actinospica robiniae DSM 44927 genomic region harbors:
- a CDS encoding RNA polymerase sigma factor — MSAPTSSATVDETPATPVAAAVQSLLAKSQDQAVSSDDVRRACEGAKVPEGDLKKVVRALIEKGVVVAVVGDAAAPIGRTKARKQVAASTSPSRTATSSVRKADKPEAGAGESSAAKPAAPAKKAAPAKKTAAAKPAGEDGAAKKAAPAKKTAAKTAAKGTAAKQGSKSAEDEPDEALEGEEEIDLELAADELLEAADEAEAEAEVEESADPAAGAKSEEENEEGFVLSDDDEDDAPAQQVASAGATADPVKDYLKQIGKVPLLNAEQEVELAKRIEAGLFAEEKLNSGDQMDPRFRNELEIIAEDGRRAKNHLLEANLRLVVSLAKRYTGRGMLFLDLIQEGNLGLIRAVEKFDYTKGYKFSTYATWWIRQAITRAMADQARTIRIPVHMVEVINKLARVQRQMLQDLGREPTPEELAKELDMTPEKVIEVQKYGREPISLHTPLGEDGDSEFGDLIEDSEAVVPADAVSFTLLQEQLHSVLDTLSEREAGVVSMRFGLTDGQPKTLDEIGKVYGVTRERIRQIESKTMSKLRHPSRSQVLRDYLD, encoded by the coding sequence GTGTCGGCTCCCACCTCCTCCGCGACCGTCGACGAGACCCCGGCCACGCCCGTGGCCGCCGCGGTCCAGTCCCTGCTGGCCAAATCCCAGGACCAAGCCGTTTCCAGCGACGACGTGCGGCGCGCCTGCGAGGGCGCCAAGGTGCCGGAGGGCGACCTGAAGAAGGTCGTCCGGGCCCTGATCGAGAAGGGCGTCGTGGTCGCCGTGGTCGGCGACGCAGCCGCCCCGATCGGTCGGACCAAGGCACGCAAGCAGGTGGCCGCGTCCACCTCGCCCAGCCGCACCGCGACCAGTTCCGTGCGCAAGGCGGACAAGCCGGAGGCGGGAGCGGGCGAGTCGTCCGCCGCCAAGCCGGCCGCGCCGGCCAAGAAGGCCGCGCCCGCCAAGAAGACCGCCGCGGCCAAGCCGGCCGGCGAGGACGGTGCGGCCAAGAAGGCCGCGCCGGCCAAGAAGACCGCGGCCAAGACGGCCGCCAAGGGCACCGCCGCGAAGCAGGGCTCGAAGTCCGCCGAGGACGAGCCGGACGAGGCGCTCGAGGGCGAGGAGGAGATCGACCTCGAGCTCGCCGCGGACGAGCTGCTCGAGGCCGCGGACGAGGCGGAAGCCGAGGCCGAGGTCGAGGAGTCGGCCGATCCGGCCGCCGGCGCGAAGAGCGAGGAGGAGAACGAAGAGGGCTTCGTTCTCTCCGACGACGACGAGGACGACGCCCCGGCGCAGCAGGTGGCCTCGGCCGGAGCCACGGCGGACCCGGTCAAGGACTACCTCAAGCAGATCGGCAAGGTCCCGCTGCTCAACGCCGAGCAGGAGGTCGAGCTCGCCAAGCGGATCGAGGCCGGCCTGTTCGCCGAGGAGAAGCTCAACTCCGGCGACCAGATGGACCCGCGCTTCCGCAACGAGCTCGAGATCATCGCCGAGGACGGCCGCCGCGCCAAGAACCACCTGCTCGAGGCGAACCTGCGCCTCGTGGTCTCGCTGGCCAAGCGCTACACCGGTCGCGGCATGCTGTTCCTGGACCTGATCCAGGAGGGCAACCTCGGTCTGATCCGCGCGGTGGAGAAGTTCGACTACACCAAGGGCTACAAGTTCTCCACGTACGCGACCTGGTGGATCCGGCAGGCGATCACCCGCGCCATGGCCGACCAGGCCCGCACCATCCGCATCCCGGTGCACATGGTCGAGGTCATCAACAAGCTCGCCCGCGTGCAGCGGCAGATGCTCCAGGACCTCGGCCGCGAGCCCACGCCGGAGGAGCTGGCCAAGGAACTCGACATGACCCCGGAGAAGGTCATCGAGGTGCAGAAGTACGGCCGCGAGCCGATCTCCCTGCACACCCCGCTCGGCGAGGACGGCGACAGCGAGTTCGGCGACCTGATCGAGGACTCCGAGGCGGTCGTGCCGGCCGACGCGGTCTCCTTCACGCTGCTGCAGGAGCAGCTGCACTCGGTGCTCGACACGCTCTCCGAGCGCGAGGCCGGCGTGGTCTCGATGCGCTTCGGCCTGACCGACGGGCAGCCCAAGAC